Proteins from a genomic interval of Pseudanabaena yagii GIHE-NHR1:
- a CDS encoding MBL fold metallo-hydrolase → MPSYLTAIATIMMLMSDSLLPATSQAQAQKQAPKAAPTQTPKPTSKDKPLPVVKKIGLQDAGLKLQKVGQGVYALVANADIPPVIQTVAICNGGIVIGSDSVLVIDPFHSPQLAELMIATVKSLTDKPIKYVLNTHYHFARTGGNTTFIKLGIPVIGRGAIREYIYMGKDGTKGFTPPNLVLNSQVTLDLWLGDRQVKIEPVDGHAAGTDLVVYVPDAKVLFTGDMVFHKRIPYTGDSDIRKWQGSLARLITNFPNAKVVPGEGEVTDVTGVKDQQTYFSWLENLAFQWKAQNLTKEQVLEKFAKVPDAYKDYKFQSLYSLTLVSAYEQFTRSQNIPLIP, encoded by the coding sequence ATGCCCAGCTACTTAACAGCGATCGCTACCATCATGATGTTGATGAGCGATAGTTTGCTTCCTGCGACATCTCAAGCGCAGGCGCAAAAACAAGCACCTAAAGCAGCACCTACGCAAACACCGAAACCAACATCGAAAGATAAACCATTGCCAGTGGTTAAAAAAATTGGTTTACAAGATGCTGGCTTAAAATTACAAAAGGTGGGGCAAGGAGTTTATGCCCTAGTTGCTAATGCTGATATTCCACCAGTAATACAGACGGTGGCAATTTGTAATGGGGGGATTGTCATTGGTAGTGATAGCGTTTTGGTGATCGATCCCTTTCATTCACCACAATTAGCAGAACTGATGATCGCAACGGTGAAATCACTCACAGATAAACCCATTAAATATGTTTTAAATACGCATTATCATTTTGCGCGCACTGGGGGCAACACCACTTTTATCAAGTTGGGTATTCCTGTGATTGGACGTGGGGCAATTCGTGAATATATTTACATGGGCAAAGATGGGACAAAGGGCTTTACACCTCCTAATTTAGTCCTCAATAGTCAAGTCACCCTCGATCTTTGGTTAGGCGATCGCCAAGTCAAAATTGAGCCTGTAGATGGTCATGCGGCTGGCACTGATTTGGTCGTTTATGTACCTGATGCTAAGGTTTTATTTACTGGGGATATGGTTTTTCATAAACGAATTCCCTACACTGGTGATAGTGATATTCGTAAGTGGCAAGGTAGCTTAGCTCGCTTAATTACGAATTTCCCCAATGCTAAAGTTGTGCCCGGAGAAGGAGAAGTTACGGATGTGACTGGTGTAAAAGATCAGCAAACTTACTTTAGCTGGTTAGAAAATTTAGCATTTCAATGGAAAGCGCAAAACTTGACTAAGGAACAAGTCCTAGAGAAATTTGCCAAAGTGCCCGATGCTTACAAAGACTACAAATTTCAAAGCTTATATAGCCTAACCTTAGTCTCAGCCTATGAACAATTTACGCGGAGCCAAAATATTCCCTTGATTCCCTAA
- a CDS encoding MBL fold metallo-hydrolase: protein MLKKLKLNHLLAFALAAIAAIMSMTIGQSWEPVVAQNQSQNQVQKQAQKPAEAPLQTISLQNAGLQLQEVAQGVYALIASTDFPPASPAVAIANGGIVIGSESVLVIDPFQTSDLAELLIATVKSLTDKPIKYVLNTHYHFDHTGGNVAFVKQNIPVIGRGVIREYIQSGKNNTNGITPPTVIVNSQTDIWLGDRQVRIERVDGHSAGTDLVAYVPDAKVLFTGDMVFNKRIPYTGDSDIRQWQGSLYRLIATFPEAKVVPGHGDVTDVTGLQAQQAYFSWLERTALEWKAQILTKEQVLEKFAKVPDAYKDYKFKGIYTLNLESAYEQFTRSRTIPLIP from the coding sequence ATGCTGAAAAAGCTAAAGCTTAATCACCTTCTTGCCTTTGCTCTTGCGGCGATCGCAGCCATCATGTCAATGACAATTGGGCAAAGTTGGGAGCCTGTGGTAGCTCAAAATCAGTCACAAAATCAAGTTCAAAAGCAAGCCCAAAAACCTGCGGAAGCACCGCTTCAAACTATTAGTTTGCAAAATGCTGGTTTACAGTTGCAAGAGGTTGCTCAAGGTGTATATGCACTGATTGCTAGTACTGATTTTCCACCTGCGAGTCCTGCGGTAGCGATCGCTAATGGTGGGATTGTCATCGGTAGCGAGAGTGTGTTAGTGATTGACCCATTTCAAACCTCAGATTTAGCTGAACTATTGATTGCGACAGTAAAATCCCTGACAGATAAGCCAATCAAGTATGTTTTGAATACCCACTATCACTTTGACCATACAGGCGGTAACGTTGCCTTTGTAAAGCAAAATATTCCTGTGATTGGACGTGGTGTAATTCGTGAATATATCCAGAGCGGAAAAAATAATACTAATGGCATTACCCCACCAACGGTGATTGTCAATAGCCAGACTGATATTTGGCTAGGCGATCGCCAAGTCCGCATTGAACGTGTCGATGGACATTCGGCGGGTACGGATCTGGTTGCCTATGTTCCCGATGCCAAGGTTTTATTCACAGGCGATATGGTTTTCAATAAGCGGATTCCCTACACTGGTGATAGTGATATTCGTCAATGGCAAGGCAGCTTGTATCGCTTGATCGCCACTTTCCCTGAAGCGAAGGTTGTCCCCGGACATGGTGATGTCACTGATGTCACTGGCTTACAAGCTCAGCAAGCTTATTTCAGTTGGTTAGAGCGCACAGCCTTGGAATGGAAAGCTCAGATTTTAACTAAGGAGCAAGTATTAGAGAAATTCGCGAAAGTACCTGATGCTTACAAAGACTACAAATTTAAAGGGATCTATACTCTAAATTTAGAGTCCGCCTATGAGCAATTTACTCGTAGCAGAACTATTCCCTTGATTCCTTAA
- the rpsJ gene encoding 30S ribosomal protein S10 — MAPQQQKIRIRLKAFDHRLLDSSCEKIVETANRTNAAAVGPIPLPTRRRIYCVLRSPHVDKDSREHFETRTHSRIIDIYQPSAKTIDALMKLDLAAGVDIEVKL, encoded by the coding sequence GTGGCACCTCAACAACAAAAGATTCGGATTCGTCTCAAAGCTTTCGATCATCGCCTGCTAGATTCTTCCTGCGAAAAAATCGTCGAAACTGCTAATCGTACAAACGCGGCTGCCGTTGGCCCTATTCCTCTGCCAACACGCCGTCGTATCTACTGCGTTCTCAGATCGCCCCACGTAGATAAGGACTCTCGCGAACATTTTGAAACTCGTACCCATAGTCGGATTATCGACATTTATCAACCCTCGGCAAAAACCATCGATGCTCTCATGAAGCTCGATCTTGCTGCTGGTGTCGATATCGAAGTAAAACTCTAA
- the ndhL gene encoding NAD(P)H-quinone oxidoreductase subunit L, which translates to MSFLLSAPMLAAIVYAAIAGTYLLVLPLIILFYFKARWYKTGSLERVFICFLAFFFFPGLLVLSPFFNFRPEARTI; encoded by the coding sequence ATGTCGTTTCTTCTCTCTGCCCCAATGCTTGCCGCAATTGTGTATGCCGCGATCGCAGGTACATATTTACTTGTTCTACCTCTGATCATTTTGTTTTATTTCAAGGCACGTTGGTATAAAACAGGCTCTCTTGAAAGAGTATTCATTTGTTTCTTAGCCTTTTTCTTCTTCCCCGGTTTATTAGTACTCTCACCCTTCTTTAACTTCCGCCCTGAAGCACGCACTATTTAA
- a CDS encoding DUF3007 family protein, translating into MRRIDAIAIMVAFFGFGGVAFWAFRAYGFDATNAGVWSQVVLVGVLLAWISTYVFRAVTQTMTYNQQLDDYKKAVLAKQLEEMSPEDREKLLAEVEAEKKLTQNAVKDE; encoded by the coding sequence ATGCGCCGCATTGATGCCATAGCAATTATGGTTGCTTTTTTTGGATTTGGTGGAGTTGCCTTTTGGGCGTTTCGCGCCTACGGCTTCGATGCAACCAATGCAGGCGTTTGGAGTCAGGTTGTCCTTGTCGGTGTGTTGCTAGCTTGGATTTCTACCTATGTCTTTCGAGCCGTCACACAAACCATGACCTACAATCAGCAACTTGATGATTACAAAAAGGCAGTTTTGGCAAAGCAACTTGAGGAAATGTCTCCCGAAGATCGCGAAAAGTTGCTTGCTGAGGTAGAGGCAGAAAAGAAACTAACTCAAAATGCCGTCAAAGATGAATGA
- the hisF gene encoding imidazole glycerol phosphate synthase subunit HisF, whose product MLAKRILPCLDVKAGRVVKGVNFVDLKDAGDPVELAQAYNQAGADELVFLDITATHEDRGTILDVVYRTAEQVFIPLTVGGGVRNLDNIRELLRAGADKVSMNSAAVHDPDLINRSSDRFGNQCIVVAIDARRRNDPQNLGWDVYVRGGRENTGIDALWWAQEVVKRGAGEILLTSMDADGTKAGYDLELTRQVADLVEVPVIASGGAGNCEHILQAVTEGRAEAALLASLLHYGELTITEIKEYLSAYQVPVRSL is encoded by the coding sequence ATGCTGGCGAAACGGATTTTGCCTTGTCTTGATGTAAAAGCAGGTCGAGTCGTCAAAGGGGTGAACTTTGTCGATCTCAAGGATGCTGGCGATCCCGTAGAACTAGCACAGGCTTATAACCAAGCAGGAGCGGATGAACTGGTATTTCTTGACATCACGGCTACCCATGAAGATCGCGGCACGATTTTAGATGTGGTCTATCGCACTGCCGAACAAGTTTTTATCCCCCTCACTGTTGGTGGTGGTGTCCGCAATCTCGACAATATTCGCGAACTGTTACGGGCAGGAGCCGATAAGGTCAGCATGAATTCCGCCGCCGTTCATGATCCTGACCTCATTAATCGCAGTAGCGATCGCTTTGGTAATCAGTGCATTGTTGTAGCGATCGATGCCCGACGCAGAAACGATCCCCAGAATTTAGGTTGGGATGTATATGTACGGGGTGGGCGCGAAAATACAGGTATTGATGCGCTCTGGTGGGCACAGGAAGTCGTTAAACGAGGGGCAGGGGAAATCTTGCTGACCAGTATGGATGCTGATGGAACCAAAGCTGGTTACGATCTCGAACTTACTCGTCAAGTTGCGGATTTAGTAGAAGTGCCTGTAATTGCTTCAGGTGGGGCAGGTAATTGTGAGCATATTCTGCAAGCAGTAACAGAAGGTAGAGCCGAAGCAGCATTGCTAGCCTCATTACTGCACTATGGCGAATTAACGATCACTGAAATTAAAGAATATCTCAGCGCTTATCAAGTGCCAGTGCGATCGCTTTAG